DNA sequence from the Streptomyces sp. HUAS 15-9 genome:
CTGACAGGGCGTCAGGACTTCGGCCGGCTCCGCAGCAGGGGAGGCCTGTCGGGCTACCCCTCCCAACAGGAGTCGCCGCACGACATCATCGAGAACTCCCATGCCTCGACGGCACTCTCGTACGCCGACGGCCTGGCGAAGGCGTACCGGCTCAGCGGCGAGACGGACCGCAGCGTCGTGGCCGTCGTGGGCGACGGGGCGCTCACCGGAGGCATGGCCTGGGAGGCACTCAACAACATCGCACTGATCAAGGACTTCCCGCTGGTCGTCGTGGTCAACGACAACGGCCGCTCCTACGCGAGGACACGCGGCGGCCTGGCCGACCACCTGACGGCGCTGCGCACGACGCAGCGGTACGAGCGGGTCCTCGAGTGGGGCAAGGACGGACTCGGACGGACTCCGGCCGTGGGCGGGCTGCTGTACTCCGCGCTGCACGGGCTCAAGAAGGGGCTCAAGGACCTGATGGCTCCGCAGTGCCTCTTCGAGGACCTGGGACTGAAGTACATCGGCCCGGTGGACGGGCACGACCTCGCGGCCGTCGAGGCCGCGCTGCGGCGGGCCAAGAGATTCGGCAGCCCCGTCATCGTGCACTGCATCACGGAGAAGGGCCGGGGACACCGGCCCGCCGAGGAGCACGAGGCCGACCGCTTCCACGCGGTCGACGCCGCCGCCGCGCTGGCGAAGCCCCCCGTCGAATCCTGGACCTCCGTCTTCTCCGACGAACTCGTGAAGGTGGGCGCCGAGCGGCCCGACGTGGTCGCGATCACGGCGGCGATGCTGCGGCCGGTGGGCCTGGCCGGCTTCGCCGAGGCATACCCCGAGCGCACCTTCGACGTCGGCATCGCCGAACAGCACGCCGTGACCTCCGCGGCGGGACTCGCCCTGGGCGGGATGCACCCCGTGGTCGCGCTCTACGCGACGTTCCTCAACCGGGCCTTCGACCAAGTACTGCTGGATGTGGCGCTGCACCGGTGCGGGGTGACCTTCGTACTGGACCGGGCTGGTGCCACGGGCAGCGACGGAGCCAGCCACAACGGCATGTGGGACCTGTCGATCCTCCAGGTGGTGCCGGGGCTGCGCATCGCGGCGCCACGGGACGGCGCGAGGCTGCGCGGGCTGCTCCGCGAGGCCGTGGCCGTCAGGGACGCGCCCACGGTGGTCCGCTTCCCGAAGGGAGCGGTGTCCGCCGATCACGAAGCGGTCTGCGTGGAGAACGGGATGGACGTGCTCGCACGCCCGGCCGGGGACTCCGACGTCCTGATCGTCTCGGTCGGCGCGGTGGCCGGCCTCTGCCTGGCGGCGGCCGAGCGGGCCGCCCAGGACGGAATCCGGGTGACGGTCGTCGATCCGCGCTGGGTGAAGCCGGTGGCCGAGGGGCTGTGCGCGCTCGCCGCACGTCATGACCTCGTGGTCACGGTCGAGGACAACGGCCGTATCGGCGGGGCCGGTTCGGCCGTGGCCCAGGCGCTGAAAGCGGCCGGCGTGCAGGTGCCGGTGCGGCACTTCGGCCTCGACCAGCGCTTCTTCGAGCACGGAACACGGGGCGAGGTGCTCGAGGAGTCGGGAGTCACCGCGGCTGACATCGCCCGCGACATCACGGCGACCCACAGGGGGCTTTCATGAGCACGGTCTCTCGCATGGCGCCGCCGGTGCGTCTCGGCATGCCGTCCGTACCGATCGGGCCGGCCGTGCGGCGCGCCTCGCGGCGGATCGAGGTCGGCAGCGTGCCCGTCGGCGGACACACCCCGATCTCCGTGCAGTGCCCCTCAAGGGCCGAAGCGGGGGTCTGGGGGCGGCAGCCCCCAGCACCGGCAAGGCAAGCCAACGCCCACCGGACAACAGAGCCGACATCACCCCTTGCCGCGCCGCGTAACCGCAAGCAACTCCGCGATATCGAACTCGGCCCGGCTGGGTGAGCCGTAACGGGTCAGTTTGCCGCGCCGGACCCACTGACGGATCGTCGCGGGCGAGACCCCCGCGGCGAGCGCCGCCAGTTCGGTGTTGACGCGGCGGCGTCTCGGGGGCCCGCTCACGACGTCTCCCGCTCACTGAGGCGGGCCGACAACGTCAGCCACTCCTGCGGCCGCCAGGTGTGTCCGCGGTCGCATCCGATCGTCGAGGCGGCCGAACGGCCGGCGACCGCGCGGGCGGTGAGCCGGCCGTCGCAAGCCGTCTCGACGCAACGACCCAGATCGTGCTGCAGGGGGGTGGCGGCGGCACGTCTGGTGACCTGCTCGGCCCGGGAGCACAGGCCGGCGACTTCCGCGGCGAACTCCGGTGCGGCCGCAAAGCTCGTCAGCCAGTCGAGGTGGGACACGAGGAAGGCCACGAGCGCGCCGACGCTGCTCTCCGGGAGGGCCATGCCGTGCCGTTCGGCGGCCACGCAGGCCCAGGACCGCAGTACGCCATGGATGTCCTTGCGCGCCTCGACCGCTTCCTCGTTGAACTGATCCAGCTTCCGCAGACCGCGCAGTCCGGTCCGGGAGATGGACGACCGCGAGGCGCAGGCGATCTCATGGAAGCAGCCGTCGTACAGGGCGGGCAGCCTGGCAAGATCTTCCGCTACTGCTGTCTTTTCGGGTACTTTCAATTCCATGTGAATTCTTCCCCCCGCTCAACTGAACAGCATCGGTAAGGCGAGGCCCGCGAAGCCGAAATTGTAGGCGATGAGCCCCAGGTTGCGAGCCCGGAGCCAATTCTTCTTGTGAGGCCCGTGGAACAATTGCGCGCCATGCAGGGCGATAGTCGGCAGACTCGCGAGCAGGGTCCACCGGGGCAGGTCGCCGAGGGATATCCAGATCAGCAGGGATGTGGACGTCAGGAAAAGCACCATCTGCATGGCGGTTATCACGGTCGGAGTGGCGGTGACCGCCAGGGTCTTGCGGCCGACCGACCGGTCGCCCTCGGCGTCGTTCATGTTCGAGTAGCTGCTGACCATGACCAGCCACAGGCCGAGCAGCAGGGACTGGATGACCGCGGCCCGGGTCCATTCCCGGTTCACCGCGAGGAACGGGGCGAGCAGCCCCGCGGCCGTCGACAGACACAGCAGGGTTTCCCCGCCGCCCCGCCGGTAGCTCACCTTCATTCCGACCGAGTACTGCACACTGAAGAAGAAACCGGCGGCATAGATGACGTAGGCCTCGGCGGGTGCCTGCCAGCGGAGCACCCAGAAGGCCAGGGCGCCGGCGAGCAGGGCTGCGGCCCCTGCCGAGATGGCGAAGCCGATCGCCTGCCGCTCCGTCACAGCACCGCTGAGCAGGGGCTTCTTGCGGATGTCCCGGAGGGTTTCGCCCTCCTGGTAGTTGATGGCGTCGCTGCCGTTGCGGTAGCCGACCACGTCGTCCGCGGCGCAGGCGCAGGCCACGATCGCGGCCGAGCCCAGCAGGAACAGGAGCATCGCCGGGGTCGTCCCGGGGCGTTCCAGAGCTGCTCGGTTCAGCAGGAGCCAGGCGAGAAACAGGCCGAAGTAGTGCTGGATCACTCCGATCTTGGACAGTCGCACCAGGCCACGCCACATTTGTGGTCCGGATTCGGAGGATTCCGAGGATCCCATGGATTCGGAAGAATCGGAAGGTAAGGTCGAGCTGCGTGCAGTGGCTTCGTGTGAAGGCATGCGATACCCCAAATGGCAGTCTCGCGAGTTGAAGAAAGAATGGGCATGCCATGGCTGGACCGGTCTCAGATGCTACCGACTCTTATATGCCATGATCAAGATTTTCTTGATTGTCCGGCTCGGCGAAAATAAATGCGGCGCGGGGTTCGCTGTTCATGCAGGAGATTGCTGTGAGATCTTCCGCGCGAGTTTCTGCCAGGCGCTGGCACATTCCGTGGCTGCGGCGGACACCATCGCGGCCCGGTGGGAGGGGACGGATTCCGCGATCTCGTCCCAGCGCCGTACGCCGGCGATCTGCGTCTCCAGCATCCGCAGCAGCAGTCGCCCCGTCTCCGTGTAGCGAAGGGACGGGTCTCCGCACAGGTTCTTGAAGACCGCGGTCAGATCTGCCTGTGGGCCGCCGCCGGGAGCCTTCGCGGCCGACGGGTTCGACGGCGCGTCCGGCCCAGCAACGCGAGGCTGCTCCTTCTCACCGATCGCCCCGGGAAGCCGGGGCACCGAGTTCTGCGCCGGTGGCCGCGTCCGCTGCCTCGACGCCGCCCGGCGGGGGGCGGGTACCGGGTCCTCGCCCCGCAGGACCCTGTTGCGCACATCGCGCACGGTTCCCAGCGAGAGGTTCGCCTGCTTCGCAATCTCCCTTAACGGTGCGTCGGGCGACGCGGCGATCAGTCTGCCCGCGGTCCGGCGCCCTTCCGCCGTGCTGAGCGGGCGGACCCTGCCGTCCCGGCCGATGCGGGAGGCGGGGGCCGTGCCCGTCTCGCTTCTGCGGCGCCGCAGTCCCCCCACGGTCGTGGCCGAGAGCCCGGTCGCCGAGGCGATGACACGGTCGGACCACTGGGCGTGGGAGGCGATGATGCGCTCGGCGGCACTCACCCGTTCGGTCAGCGTCAGCGGCAGACCGTGTCCGACGTTCGACTTCACCGCCAGCACGAAGGCGTCGGCCGCGGACCCCTCGAAGAAGCGGACCCGGATCTCCGGCTGCCCGCGCAGCACGGCCACCCGGAGCCGGTGCATCCCGTCGATGACGCGCATGGTCTGGCGGTGCACGATGATGGGCGGCAGTTCCTGCTCCGAGGCCGCCAGCGTGTGGGCGTGCTCCAGGTTCTCACCCGACAGGCGGGGCGAGTCCGCGGGCAGCAGCAGCGCGATCGGCACGGTGGTGACCGCGGGGAGGTCCGGGTGCCGGCCCCGTTCCCGGGGCGGGGTGCTCGGTTCACGCGTGGTGCGGGCACGCAGCGGTGGCTCGAAGTGGACAGCAATCATTGACGTTCCCCCCGTATTCGGCTGCTCAGTGTCATCCCGGGTGCGATCCGACGCCGATGACTACCTCGGTGGCATGTGCCGGTGGTTCAGCGGGTGTTGAGGACTTCAGTGGCTGTGGTGCCGATGCGACTGCCGATGCGGTGATGGGACCGACGCCTTGTCCGGAAACCGCCGGGCGTGAGATTACAAGCCTCCCTGAGGGCTTGCAACAACTTGTGAGGCGATTCAAGTAAAGCGCATTTGAAGTTTGAGATACTGTGTATCTTCTCTATGCGTCGCTGACCTGCCTATTCGAACAAAGGTCAACGTTTGAGACATAGTGTTTTATGGCTTAAAACCAACGACATCCCTTGCCCTGGCGCGTCCTGAGGGCAGAGTGGCCGAGCGCGGCGAGGGAAGTCAGGTGGGGGAGGAGCCGGGGAGATGGGACGAGCGGCACCCGAAAACGGTCGACTGCGGACGGCCTGTGCCCGTGCCGGCGGGTCAGGGGTGCAGCGATGCCGCCCGTGCGGCCCCCAGGTCCGGGCCCGGGTCTCCTCGCCGACGGCCGCTCGGCCCGCGGCGTGACGTGGGCGATCCACTCACGGACCCCGATGCCGTCCAGCCCGGTCGCGCCCTTGGCGGCGGCCTGCGCAGGCGTTCCCCGCTTCGGCAGCGAGTATTCATGGGCGGGGGCACCCACCAGCAACAGCGTGATGTCCGGGTCGAGTTCGCCGGGTGCTCGCTCGCCGCGGCCATGGTGACGGCACCGGCGCCGAGCGGCTCGGCGAGGCCGGACGCGATGCTTCCGGCGATGGTGCGGGTGTTGACGAGCGGCGTGATACGGCGTCACGCATCGACTTCGCCCTCGAAGCACTGCTCGTCGACTTCGACGCCGCTCGGGCCGGCTGAGGGACGTCGCGACCACAGGGGAACCGCCCCACCGGTATGCGACGGGGGACGCATACGGGCAGGGCGGTGGTTGAAGTGCCCCCTCAGGTCCCGAACACTTCCGCTTTGTGTCAGCGGGTCCTCGCCTGGTACGGGGTGATGTGGCCGATCGTCGAGTGGAGCCGCTCCCGGTTGAATTCTCCCAGCAGGGCACGTTTGTGGTTCACGGCGTGGCCTTGGTGATGCAGCTTCAGGGTGATCCGTCGTGCGCCGTAGGCCCCTCGAGAGTCGGTGTGAATCTCCCGAATGCGGTGGAGCAACTCCTCTTCCGCGTCGGCTTCTTCCTGCCGCAGATGTTCGAGCTCCTCCTTCTCGGCGGGAGTCGTGCCGGCATCTCCTCCGCCGTCGGCCGCCTGGGCGCGGGCCTTCCTTCGAGGATCGCGCCAGGGCCACCGCGTCCCGCTTGAACTCTTCGGGACAGTTCTTCCGCTCTGCCACCCTGGGGGTCACTCCAGGCTGGAGCGGCTTCCGGTCACGCCGGCGACTTCTCCGGGGATCCCAAGTCCGCGTAGAGCCGGGCAGCCGCAGCTGCCTGCTTGCGGGCACAGGTCATCGACGCGCCCCCGCAGCCGTCGCCGTCGTGGTTCAGGGAGGCGATTCGACTGCGCGGGGAAAGACGCATGCCCTTGGTCCTGCCCGGATTCGGGGCAGGGAAGTCGAAGCCGACCGGCGACGCGTACCCGGTCGCAGCGATGATGC
Encoded proteins:
- the dxs gene encoding 1-deoxy-D-xylulose-5-phosphate synthase, whose translation is MTHPYEHALLDTIEGPADVRALPPERLPALAREIRDFLVCHVSRTGGHLGPNLGVVELTIALHRVFDSPHDRLLWDTGHQAYIHKLLTGRQDFGRLRSRGGLSGYPSQQESPHDIIENSHASTALSYADGLAKAYRLSGETDRSVVAVVGDGALTGGMAWEALNNIALIKDFPLVVVVNDNGRSYARTRGGLADHLTALRTTQRYERVLEWGKDGLGRTPAVGGLLYSALHGLKKGLKDLMAPQCLFEDLGLKYIGPVDGHDLAAVEAALRRAKRFGSPVIVHCITEKGRGHRPAEEHEADRFHAVDAAAALAKPPVESWTSVFSDELVKVGAERPDVVAITAAMLRPVGLAGFAEAYPERTFDVGIAEQHAVTSAAGLALGGMHPVVALYATFLNRAFDQVLLDVALHRCGVTFVLDRAGATGSDGASHNGMWDLSILQVVPGLRIAAPRDGARLRGLLREAVAVRDAPTVVRFPKGAVSADHEAVCVENGMDVLARPAGDSDVLIVSVGAVAGLCLAAAERAAQDGIRVTVVDPRWVKPVAEGLCALAARHDLVVTVEDNGRIGGAGSAVAQALKAAGVQVPVRHFGLDQRFFEHGTRGEVLEESGVTAADIARDITATHRGLS
- a CDS encoding UbiA family prenyltransferase; this translates as MRLSKIGVIQHYFGLFLAWLLLNRAALERPGTTPAMLLFLLGSAAIVACACAADDVVGYRNGSDAINYQEGETLRDIRKKPLLSGAVTERQAIGFAISAGAAALLAGALAFWVLRWQAPAEAYVIYAAGFFFSVQYSVGMKVSYRRGGGETLLCLSTAAGLLAPFLAVNREWTRAAVIQSLLLGLWLVMVSSYSNMNDAEGDRSVGRKTLAVTATPTVITAMQMVLFLTSTSLLIWISLGDLPRWTLLASLPTIALHGAQLFHGPHKKNWLRARNLGLIAYNFGFAGLALPMLFS
- a CDS encoding ParB/RepB/Spo0J family partition protein, whose product is MIAVHFEPPLRARTTREPSTPPRERGRHPDLPAVTTVPIALLLPADSPRLSGENLEHAHTLAASEQELPPIIVHRQTMRVIDGMHRLRVAVLRGQPEIRVRFFEGSAADAFVLAVKSNVGHGLPLTLTERVSAAERIIASHAQWSDRVIASATGLSATTVGGLRRRRSETGTAPASRIGRDGRVRPLSTAEGRRTAGRLIAASPDAPLREIAKQANLSLGTVRDVRNRVLRGEDPVPAPRRAASRQRTRPPAQNSVPRLPGAIGEKEQPRVAGPDAPSNPSAAKAPGGGPQADLTAVFKNLCGDPSLRYTETGRLLLRMLETQIAGVRRWDEIAESVPSHRAAMVSAAATECASAWQKLARKISQQSPA